tataggaagagctttttattttacttgagggcgtcgtgtgtgtgtcatgagaCCGACATTAATGGCCCCTCCTCTCCCGGTGTGAACACCCGGATACAGCAGGGTGTGACTCAGTTTAAGGTCACACAGGTATTTAACTcacagttaaaataataaatcagtCTCATGATATAAAACTATGATTTGTAAACTATCAAATATCAGCACTAAACTGATTTTACAAAATCATCTAAAAGCCATAAACtaacaaatgttgctttttaGTTTCTTTAATTCTCTTCAGTTACGACCAGTCTGCTTGTCGATTTAAATCGTATACGCTGTCGGCGCCAAACCTTATTgacaaatgtgcacattttatGTCTCCTAAAGGCAAAATAAATACACGAGTTAGTTTACTCTTCAAAACAACCCCGAGCTACTCTAGAACTCGACTATAACCAAAACGGCAACataattaaattgaatttaagCAGCATTGTTTAGCAAACAAGTACATTTTTCCAATCTTATTAAAATGGCTTGTCGCATGCGGCCAGAACAAGCTATTTTGAATTCAGAACATGACGTCACCCAAACTTTACCAGACAATAtacttttgatattttaaaatttaaatttaaaaacgaacagttgtttttaaatagtgtGACGTCGCTGCACCACAGTCTCAACATGAGTCTTACCTTCACACAAGAGAGGTCCAGAACATTCCCTGTTGACAGAAGAGAAAAGATGGTGGAAGGATCAGTTCATTTGTCCATGTTGCTTTGGTATTGaatgcagtttgtgtgtttgcggaGTCTCTCAGCTCCTCCTGAAGTTTACAACGTGTGTGGTGGAAACGTCAGCAGCAGTAGATtgaactgagtgtgtgtgtgtacgtgtgtgtgttacctgtgcaGGGTGTGTTGCTACTTTGCACAGAAATCCTGTGTTGGTTTTGGCAAAGTCTTCAGCAGCAGATAGAGTTTACTCTTGATTAAAAATATCCACGTATCTCTTTATGTCCTTATCTTTTTTGTAGAATTATTTACAAGAACAGGACTGGACTTCATaagtaagagaaaaaaaaaatagacattttccACAAATTACTATATTAAGTGGTACAAGAAGTGACATGATGACAAATCATTGGTGTCATTTGTTTGCAACATTAATTTAATGACAGGAAATTGACCAAATTCCCTGTTATTGTTAAATGAGCTAAGTAACTCATTTGCAGATTGACTGAAATAGGGCTGGAACAATtattcaattactaaatgaatcgataACTCTTTTGATAGTggatttgagttgttttttttaagaattaaaacaagttttctgactttccagcttcttaaatgtgaatattgtctggtttatttgctccatacaacaaaaacatcaataaaactgaatcGCTTtggtaataataattcatttgagaacatcgtaatttccaggtttgggaaacactgatcaacattttctggaccaaatgaTAACTCAATTAATCCAGAAACTAATCGTtaagattaatcaattatgaaaatgaatgatCCAAACATTaaatttttctttcattcaaagATCCAACCTACTCTGTATTCCTCTGCTTAGTACTGCTgaaactaataacaataatagtaataataataataataaaaaactcaTTTCCACAATTTCCTTTCCATTTTAAGGAAATGAAAGGTgcttgttgcagccctacacttCACTTCATTTTGCATATTTGCCGGGGACCTATTTGAAAACACTTCTATccaaactcaaacacaccaagaaATGACTGCCCACTTTTGATATGAAACCACTGCAGCGTAGCAAAACAGCCACCGCTGAAAGGCCTCCCCATATATCAAAACAATTCACGTTCAAATAgtgtgaattattttttttatttataaggacatgacacacacaacaatcaaaaatcacaatttaatcTGATTGTTTACAAATCATAATATATTGCAAAAAAGATCTAATTATATAGGTTACTTGACTGACATTAATCAGCTACAATTAAAGCTGCACATTATTCATAAAACAAGTTCACTCGACCCAACACGTTAGAGACCATGCAAATGAACCTCACTTGTCCCAAGTTCACGGAAGAGAAAACGCGAGGCTTCCTCATCAAGTTCACCAAAAAGTCCATGCATGCCCGTTAAAGGTCACACTCCTGTCTGAAACATCTTGACACAAATGACTTGTACAGAGATAAATGAGGGTAGCAATAGATGATGTttcaaaaatagtttttatcAAAAATTCACAATTcggatcttcttttttttttttttttacacaaaacaatttttttcttcttctctagCTTATACAAGGACACTTATGGCCAGGTTTCTGACAATAgatcattaaaagaaaatgaaataaaaataccatAGTACTGCTCATAAAGTTCATGAATCTCCATTAACAGTTTTGAACTGTTCTCCTGTTGCAATGAACAATTTCTTTTTTGGTGGTTTCAATTTCCCCCAAAAGCAGAATTGCTCTCATGCACTGTGCttttacaaatattaaataatattccACCCAAAATCAGCTTGAACTGACAAGAGTTTACGTTGCTCACAGCCACTAATGAGGTTAAATATTTGAGAGAAAAAGGGGGATAGTTTTAGGTCTAGGAGTATCACGGTTAACTCAAACGAACAGTTTCTGGATGCTGTGTACAGTAAAAACCCATCATAATGCACATCAACTGCattaacaagaaaaagaaaaaaaaaatcactttaaccaatcatcaataaaactgttttaagTGTCAATTCTTCTTCGATAACGTCGGTgatgtatacacatacaaatCTTAGTGAGTGAAAATGACTATTCGTTGAAACTAATAAATGTGCCTTTGCGCTGACAAAGAGTGTCTCTTGCACAAGCCTCGTCTCTCTCTCGATTATCACGCGATCTAACAGTACGTCTCAGaacataaaaatatacaatgtaTTTACAgcaggacatttttgtctataCATTCTAGAGGGAATGTTCAATGAGgggaaaattacttttttttttctttaattctaACACAGATGCCGTCTGTCCCTGATTGTCAGCAAAAATGTAACAAGAGGGAGCCTCGAGGGAGCAAACCCAAAGTCTGATGGTGCAGAATtaaacagtgacacacacagaagcacctaagacacaaatgtacacacagaaaacagtCGACGTGTGATTAAAGTACATAACGGACTTTACGCAACCATTTAAAAATGCTTAGCAGATGTGGCATACTACGGAAATAACTACAAATATCAAAAACATCCACTTAAATGTTTCCTCCCAAACCACAGATAACAGCTCAAGATTAGACTCTTATTCCTTCAATTCTAAACTAATCAAACATGATGGGCAAAACTGAATGACGCTCCCGGATCTCAACTAATCACAGCGTGAACTGGTTGATATAGCTTATGTATGTTGTAGTTGTGCAAGTTGTATAAGTAACCTTAGAGCATcagctgtgtaaaaaaaaagaaaagaaagaaagaacctaaaagggataagcttggaaaaagaataaaaggcaCAAATGCAAAACGAATGAAACTGGAAAAACCAAGCACCCTTTTCCACATGTAGATTTCCCTAAAAACAAAAGCCTCGACACAATTTTGACCTTCAGTGGGTAGAAAGGACTCTCATCACATGGTTGTCTTGCTCCGCGATGAACAGAACGTCAGCTGCAGCTTCGAGGATCTTAAGCAAAGAGCGTCGTGTGTGTAATTTCATATCACGCAAATCAGACACAAGGGCTTTTTCTCGCCAAGTGGTCAGTGTCCGAAATCTCAGTTTTGCCATTTAAGTAAAGGAATTGTGCAACTCACCCAAATGTGAGACAAAAGTACAACATTCTTTGTAGTGAAGAATGTGCGTGTTGTGCAAATTTGAAGCACAATCTTGTTAAGTGAtttcactactactactactactactactactactactaccaaaagaaaataagaattatCCTGCAGTCATTTTATGTTTGCAGCGTTTTGATACCCACATTTTAGTGGGAACGAAAAACGTTTAAAAGCTAACCGAGCCCAATCTTTTATTATTGCACAGATGACACTGCACTCttatttgtataaaataatCAGACATTCAGTTAGGATCATTTTTGAATGATAATCTCTTTTTTTGGCCATCACAGAAATCAGATATGAGGTCCAATCTGTGCATGGTAAATAAACTAAATTGCAGACGTGATGAACACCATCAATTAAAGCTTTTCTGAGGCTGTCCTGACACATATTGTGTGAAAACACCCGCTTTTTATGTGATATTCAATTTCTCACATAGAGCCACTTGCGTCAGTGAGCAAAGGAACAGGAGTTAACATGCTGGGACAGGATGTTTTCTGAGAGGAAACTTGAATTTATCCAGATACATTAGCGAGGAAAGGTCGCCACAGAAgagcgcaaaaaaaaaaaggcatagtactAATAAATAGGGCCTATGATTAAATACGTGGAAATATTGCATTAAGCAGCATCCATTTGATCATCTTTTGAGCAAGGCAAACtgattttttcaaaataaagtcagtGTCACAGGTATGAGGGATCATATTTCCCCACACTTGACAATTTAGTCACCTAATCGCTTCACGTATACATTCTGGAGCAAGACATCCGCCCAGACacaatacattattatttgttttctttcagggGGGACTCTCGATTATTTCATCTTTTACTTTGTCCAGTCTGTAAGgttgaacttaaaaaaaaccaaacaaaaaaacacagatcatgattttttttttctttctaacaaACTACTGTGAAAAAGAGCACACATTTAGAATGGGACTTGTTTTGGCAAAACAGAAGACATGAGATAAAGTGCAGCTGAAATTATTAGCAGAAATTAATtttgcccccacccccccattcCCTTCAGCCAAAGGTTTCACCGGATGTCACGTCAGGGGAGGAGTTCAGTTGAGACCTGGTCTCAGTGACTCTGACTAAGGGGAACTCTGTGAAGTCTGTGCTGTGTCCTCGAAGACTTACTTGTCCGTTGGTTACAGTAAACTGTGAGGAGGTTCCAGATCTTGAagtctggaaattagttttgaAGTTCTGATCGAAAGAGCTTATCTGAAAAGTCTGCAGTATTCCTGGTGAAGATTCTGTCTTTTTGGAGGGCGACGAGTCCTGCTCCAGGAAGTCCTCCTCGGCCGGGGACACGGCGGGGGGAGAGGTGGTCTCGTCACCTGAAAATGAAAAGGAGTGCTGGGAGTCCCCGACCAGTAATCCAAAATGAGGTTTCTCTAAAGTGGACCTTAGCGGAGAGCTCATCCCTGATTTGAACCTGCTGGGAGAAGGAAACTGTTTCTCTGTGGAGAACAGAGGCTGTCCAGCTAATGTTGGGTTTTCAGAGACCAAGCTAAGGCTCTGACTGGTCAGGTAGCTGTCATTCTGGCTGGTCCTCTCCAGTGCTTGCTGGAGAAACTTGGAGTATTCATGCAAGAGGCTGACTTTCTCAGACGCTGGTGGAGCTGAGGCACTGGAGGATCCAAGACTCTCCACGGGACTGCTGTCTGAGACATCAGAGGAATTGATGGATATGCTCGATGTCACCTCCGTGTCTGCCACGCTAAAGGAAATGTCTGACTGTCCATTAGCTTTGTTGGAGTAATGCTCCAACAGCGTCTGAAGAACCTCATCCGGCAGCACGTTCTTGTCATGTGTTGCTTTAATCTCTGTGCTGAGGGGTTGGGGCTCCAGAATGGTGGCCGGGACCGTTTCATCAATGACCGCTGACACAACAGTCTGTGAAACGGCCGGCTGGGAGGAGATGCTGCTCGTGTTCAGGCCATAATCCCGACTGTTATGGGCCATGGCAGCCTGAAGATAACGTTTCTTCTTGAGGAACTGCATGGCGTCGTCGTAGTTAGTGCTGCTGGCTGCCGGCTTTGCTGGTCCTCCCTGAAGAGTTTCCACTGACTCGAGTTCAGTGTTGCTTTCTACTTCTAGCAGACTTTGCTTGTCAACAATTTCAAAGGTGTACTGTGTGACCTTGCCATTCTCCTCAAAGGAAGACAAAGTGGACAGACAGGGAGGAGTTTGTTCACTGGACTGTTTCAGACTCCTCTTGGGGACCTTTTTCAAGACCAGCTTGGGAGGAGTCACCTCCCCTGATGacacgtcttcttcttcttcttggtgaTGACAAGCTGTTTCTTCAGGCAGAGCCACAGAGTAGTCGGTGATCACATACTCGTGTTTGACTTTGGAGGACACAGCGAAGAGAGGTAGACCTTCAATTTTattctgtccctgctgctgctgctcctcctcctcctcctcctctacttcAGCGACAGTGACAGCATGCCCTTCTGTCTGGGCAGTGGTGGAAGAGCCTGAACTCTTGTCTGCACACTTCTGCCGCTTCTTCTTGGGCAGTGAACACTCTCTGGCAGGAGGGGAGAGGCCTAAAGAATCCACTTCACGCAAGGGTCCGACTTTTCCAGCAGCCCTGTtggtctttctctctctgttctcgTGACACATCCGCCTGTGCTTTAAAACCCGGTCTGTTCGGGAGAAATACTGTAGGTGGAGGAGACAGCATGTTTATTTGATTGATGTAGCAAAAAGACATAAAGGGGAGATGAAgcaacacagacaaataaatcaaGACAAATCCTCAATTCTACAGAATATATCTCCTCTGATGTTAAACTGAACCTGGATGATTTACTTCTAAATTTATTTCTGGTTCTTCTTGGTGCACAAATTCCACCCATAAACCTAACCATAGTCAATACTGAGAAtaagtcagttttattttccACCAATATAATCAGTATGTTTGTGTAGCTTCTcgttcatccaggtcataataATCCAAAACATAGAATCAGTAGCAACCGGACTTCAAGTTTTTCTTTTCAAGAAATATAAGCGGCAGTTCAAACATTCAGCACCTAAATTCATCAGCCATATTAAACTGTTCCAGATGCAATAATTTACGAGCAAACAAAAGCAGCATACCTGGTGACAGTAGTCACATTGGTATGGTTTCTCTCCGCTGTGAGTTCTCTTGTGTCTCTCCATGTGATATTTCTGGATGAATCTCATTCCACACTCATCACAGCGAAAAGGCTTTtcaccttaaaataaaaaaaagagagagagaaaaaaaccaccAGATGACTAAGGATAAATAAAATCCTtgtgaatataaatgaacatTCTTCACTCACCAGTATGGATCTTCTCATGTCTCTGGAGAAGATATTTCTGAATAAAGCGCATGTCACATTGGCTGCACTGAAATGGCTTCTCACCTAaagttaaaataacacattaatcaACAGAAACATCTGGACATTGagtacatacatttatttgtatttagcATTATTGATTACTGAAACATAATCCTTCGGCAACATAGTGACACGACTCCATAATACCTACCAGTGTGAATGAAGACGTGCCTCTGCAGATGATAGTTGGTTCTGAATGCAGCATTGCAATGAACACAGACGTGACACTTGGGATTCTGTATGCCCAAGGATCCGTCATCATCAATGCTGAGAATCTACAACGGGAACAGCAGAAAGATACTTCACTTCTAGAACGCATgtctaaaaaaaccaaaaacatttatttcctttAAGAAATGCTCTCACTTGCACCTTTGCCGGTGAACGctgtttccttttcttcttttttggacaCACCATCAGGTCCTTGGCTGCTTTTTTGTCCTTCGTCATGAGGAACGCCGGCTCAGACAGCTTCAGCTCCTGCTTGATGTTAAACTGTAAAAGTAGGACCATGAATGAGCAACCAATGTGGCACACGTCCTTCTCCAAGGCCCAGACACTCATCTAATCTATCCAGGTCAGGGAGGTGTAATAGGGCAGGCAGAGGATACGCGACCAAAGTGAGTGGCCTTCACTACTGAGCAGCTGCTCCACTACTCCACAGTTTAAGAAGCCAACTGATGTGGTTCAAGCATCTTCTAAAGATAACTCCCTGCTGGAGGCAGAGCAGACCGAAGGGAACCCACTGATCCTAAAAAACCAAGGACGTGCTGGAGTGGATACATCTGCCAGCTGGCCTGAGAGcctgacttctttttttccttttctttttttattaagatttCAGCAAATACTGTGCTGGATACAACAATATTCCAAGTCCAAATTTGCTAAAACAAATTAGTGGTGGGAAAAACTACAAATACTATTCGAAGCCTGCAATCCAGCgttttgaaaagacatttttcagtgACATCTGAAACATATTTAGactcacatttgtgctgtgcCCTGTTTGGAGAGTCTCTATTAATTTTGACccagtattttcattttcttttcttacagcaCTAGCTCAGTGAGCAATAAGTAGgtaaagcaaaacaacaaacaaaaaaacactttttttttttcagttgaccTGATTGTATTCATTGTATTACTACCGGAGGCAGCTAAATGTTGgagttaacttaaaaaaaaaattccagtgTACATGTTATGTACCAGTCCCACTCAGTTAAGATAAATACCAGGATGAATGACTTGATTCTGGAACTTTAACTCAAGGAATGTTGAGTTTGACTCAAGAAATTGAGAATGACATTTTGGTttcaagaggaaaaaacaattGCAAATATCGATACTATCGAATCGCAATGTTTGAAGAATCTCAATAAATAGAaatcacacatactgtagtgaTACAATCGAATCACCACAAGTATATTGTCCCAGCCCTactaaaaaccataaaaacaatatttgcgTAGTTGTAAACATTTAATTCTAATTCTGTGGGTCGGCTAAGTTATCctcaatgttcacatttagaagaaaaaacataCTCATCACTGAAATACCTTCAGGATGttttctcttcactctcttacATT
This genomic interval from Solea solea chromosome 2, fSolSol10.1, whole genome shotgun sequence contains the following:
- the znf148 gene encoding zinc finger protein 148 isoform X1 is translated as MNSEDKLEGMLLKCSSGGMDGGGRVGLVSGGGLVVMTLGERSLVNHPFLAEDDDDDEDDDDDLTGSSLVTHDLVPPEQLMMQEETRKNGGGGEEEGGGEVGVHFPLTLNNKLPCLLHMPFNIKQELKLSEPAFLMTKDKKAAKDLMVCPKKKKRKQRSPAKILSIDDDGSLGIQNPKCHVCVHCNAAFRTNYHLQRHVFIHTGEKPFQCSQCDMRFIQKYLLQRHEKIHTGEKPFRCDECGMRFIQKYHMERHKRTHSGEKPYQCDYCHQYFSRTDRVLKHRRMCHENRERKTNRAAGKVGPLREVDSLGLSPPARECSLPKKKRQKCADKSSGSSTTAQTEGHAVTVAEVEEEEEEEQQQQGQNKIEGLPLFAVSSKVKHEYVITDYSVALPEETACHHQEEEEDVSSGEVTPPKLVLKKVPKRSLKQSSEQTPPCLSTLSSFEENGKVTQYTFEIVDKQSLLEVESNTELESVETLQGGPAKPAASSTNYDDAMQFLKKKRYLQAAMAHNSRDYGLNTSSISSQPAVSQTVVSAVIDETVPATILEPQPLSTEIKATHDKNVLPDEVLQTLLEHYSNKANGQSDISFSVADTEVTSSISINSSDVSDSSPVESLGSSSASAPPASEKVSLLHEYSKFLQQALERTSQNDSYLTSQSLSLVSENPTLAGQPLFSTEKQFPSPSRFKSGMSSPLRSTLEKPHFGLLVGDSQHSFSFSGDETTSPPAVSPAEEDFLEQDSSPSKKTESSPGILQTFQISSFDQNFKTNFQTSRSGTSSQFTVTNGQVSLRGHSTDFTEFPLVRVTETRSQLNSSPDVTSGETFG
- the znf148 gene encoding zinc finger protein 148 isoform X3; protein product: MNSEDKLEGMLLKCSSGGMDGGGRVGLVSGGGLVVMTLGERSLVNHPFLAEDDDDDEDDDDDLTGSSLVTHDLVPPEQLMMQEETRKNGGGGEEEGGGEFNIKQELKLSEPAFLMTKDKKAAKDLMVCPKKKKRKQRSPAKVQILSIDDDGSLGIQNPKCHVCVHCNAAFRTNYHLQRHVFIHTGEKPFQCSQCDMRFIQKYLLQRHEKIHTGEKPFRCDECGMRFIQKYHMERHKRTHSGEKPYQCDYCHQYFSRTDRVLKHRRMCHENRERKTNRAAGKVGPLREVDSLGLSPPARECSLPKKKRQKCADKSSGSSTTAQTEGHAVTVAEVEEEEEEEQQQQGQNKIEGLPLFAVSSKVKHEYVITDYSVALPEETACHHQEEEEDVSSGEVTPPKLVLKKVPKRSLKQSSEQTPPCLSTLSSFEENGKVTQYTFEIVDKQSLLEVESNTELESVETLQGGPAKPAASSTNYDDAMQFLKKKRYLQAAMAHNSRDYGLNTSSISSQPAVSQTVVSAVIDETVPATILEPQPLSTEIKATHDKNVLPDEVLQTLLEHYSNKANGQSDISFSVADTEVTSSISINSSDVSDSSPVESLGSSSASAPPASEKVSLLHEYSKFLQQALERTSQNDSYLTSQSLSLVSENPTLAGQPLFSTEKQFPSPSRFKSGMSSPLRSTLEKPHFGLLVGDSQHSFSFSGDETTSPPAVSPAEEDFLEQDSSPSKKTESSPGILQTFQISSFDQNFKTNFQTSRSGTSSQFTVTNGQVSLRGHSTDFTEFPLVRVTETRSQLNSSPDVTSGETFG
- the znf148 gene encoding zinc finger protein 148 isoform X2 produces the protein MNSEDKLEGMLLKCSSGGMDGGGRVGLVSGGGLVVMTLGERSLVNHPFLAEDDDDDEDDDDDLTGSSLVTHDLVPPEQLMMQEETRKNGGGGEEEGGGEVGVHFPLTLNNKLPCLLHMPFNIKQELKLSEPAFLMTKDKKAAKDLMVCPKKKKRKQRSPAKVQILSIDDDGSLGIQNPKCHVCVHCNAAFRTNYHLQRHVFIHTGEKPFQCSQCDMRFIQKYLLQRHEKIHTGEKPFRCDECGMRFIQKYHMERHKRTHSGEKPYQCDYCHQYFSRTDRVLKHRRMCHENRERKTNRAAGKVGPLREVDSLGLSPPARECSLPKKKRQKCADKSSGSSTTAQTEGHAVTVAEVEEEEEEEQQQQGQNKIEGLPLFAVSSKVKHEYVITDYSVALPEETACHHQEEEEDVSSGEVTPPKLVLKKVPKRSLKQSSEQTPPCLSTLSSFEENGKVTQYTFEIVDKQSLLEVESNTELESVETLQGGPAKPAASSTNYDDAMQFLKKKRYLQAAMAHNSRDYGLNTSSISSQPAVSQTVVSAVIDETVPATILEPQPLSTEIKATHDKNVLPDEVLQTLLEHYSNKANGQSDISFSVADTEVTSSISINSSDVSDSSPVESLGSSSASAPPASEKVSLLHEYSKFLQQALERTSQNDSYLTSQSLSLVSENPTLAGQPLFSTEKQFPSPSRFKSGMSSPLRSTLEKPHFGLLVGDSQHSFSFSGDETTSPPAVSPAEEDFLEQDSSPSKKTESSPGILQTFQISSFDQNFKTNFQTSRSGTSSQFTVTNGQVSLRGHSTDFTEFPLVRVTETRSQLNSSPDVTSGETFG
- the znf148 gene encoding zinc finger protein 148 isoform X4, which encodes MNSEDKLEGMLLKCSSGGMDGGGRVGLVSGGGLVVMTLGERSLVNHPFLAEDDDDDEDDDDDLTGSSLVTHDLVPPEQLMMQEETRKNGGGGEEEGGGEFNIKQELKLSEPAFLMTKDKKAAKDLMVCPKKKKRKQRSPAKILSIDDDGSLGIQNPKCHVCVHCNAAFRTNYHLQRHVFIHTGEKPFQCSQCDMRFIQKYLLQRHEKIHTGEKPFRCDECGMRFIQKYHMERHKRTHSGEKPYQCDYCHQYFSRTDRVLKHRRMCHENRERKTNRAAGKVGPLREVDSLGLSPPARECSLPKKKRQKCADKSSGSSTTAQTEGHAVTVAEVEEEEEEEQQQQGQNKIEGLPLFAVSSKVKHEYVITDYSVALPEETACHHQEEEEDVSSGEVTPPKLVLKKVPKRSLKQSSEQTPPCLSTLSSFEENGKVTQYTFEIVDKQSLLEVESNTELESVETLQGGPAKPAASSTNYDDAMQFLKKKRYLQAAMAHNSRDYGLNTSSISSQPAVSQTVVSAVIDETVPATILEPQPLSTEIKATHDKNVLPDEVLQTLLEHYSNKANGQSDISFSVADTEVTSSISINSSDVSDSSPVESLGSSSASAPPASEKVSLLHEYSKFLQQALERTSQNDSYLTSQSLSLVSENPTLAGQPLFSTEKQFPSPSRFKSGMSSPLRSTLEKPHFGLLVGDSQHSFSFSGDETTSPPAVSPAEEDFLEQDSSPSKKTESSPGILQTFQISSFDQNFKTNFQTSRSGTSSQFTVTNGQVSLRGHSTDFTEFPLVRVTETRSQLNSSPDVTSGETFG